CTAATATTGGAGGTCGTAGTAGTAGTAAAGGTGTTGTATAAGTGTTTAGTTAATCTATTGTATACATCTGTTTACACGCATTTGtggatgaaaatgaaaaaaaagcaaacaaaaacagccgAAAGCAAAGAACTTTTGGCTCTGAGTAAGTGGACTCCTTTGTCCTCTTAGTCACCTTGCATCTGAACGAGGAACTCTGTCTTGATTCTGCGGGCGGCCTCGCTCTCGTTCTCGCTCCTGGAGCCACAGAGGGAGTCGATCTCGTCGATGAAAATGATCGACGGTCTGTTTTCTCGGGCCAAAGCGAACAGGTTCTTCACCAGCCTGGAAGACAGAGTTGAAATAACGACACcgttatctctctctctctctcgcaggtgtcattttttttttccatcgtCGTCAAAACCAGAGTCTCACTTTTCACTTTCCCCCAGCCACTTGGACACCAGGTCAGAGGAGGAGACGGAGAAGAAGGTGGAGTTGTTTGCTTCTGTAGCCACCGCCTTGGCCAGGTAGGACTTCCCTGTTCCTGGAGGACCAAACAGCAGGATCCCCCGCCATGGAGTGCGCTTGCCtacacaaaaacattcagtaAATATCTGGAAACAGTCTACAAAGTTTAACatatatctttttctttttttttttcaaaatacctGTGAACAGATGAGGGAATTTGATTGGTAGGATCACGGCTTCTTTTAAGGCTTCTTTGGCTCCTTCCAGTCCTGCAACATCGTTCCACTTAACATTCGGCTTTTCCATCACAATGGCACCTGGAAAAGACAAAGAGTTCAGTCAGTCCCTCCACTCATCAGCGCATTTCTCAGGTTTCAGTCGCAGAATCGTATCTTTAAATAATTTGCAATCACCTGAGAGCTGATTTTTGAATTTCTTCTTCTCCGCATCATCCCCATCCGCATCATCACTTTCGTTCCTATAATGCAacaaaaatcagacaaaacTGAGATTTACTCCCACCTAACTAAACTTCTGATACAGTTTTGACCGACAATGAATGAACACATGAGATACACATAACAAATTGTAGAAGAAatgacagtattttttttcaaattagtCAACTTTCTTTCTAAGTTAAAACTCAAAATGActgtttagcctttttttttacaccagcaACACACGCCTGTGGACACCAGTTGATTTGGGATTTGCCGACAGCTCTCACCCCTTATCCCCAGACTCTTTGACAGGTTTCGCCGGAGGAGTCTTCTCCTTGTCCTTCAGGTACACCTTCAGCTGCTCGGCTCTGTCCAGGTAGTCGGCACACTTGGCCCTGATGCTCTGCTTCGCTCGCTCGCCCTGCGCCTCATCTGCAGCAACAACACTGAGAGTATTAGGACCTGGTAATAGGCAAAAAAACCCCCCAAACAAACGAACAACTAACTGTGTAGCTAAGCGAGTGAAGGTCTCAGCAGGTTGCTTACATTTGACAACATGCAGGAAGTACTGTATAGCGTGCTGATAGCATCTCAGAGCCTCCTCGTAGTTTTTGGCTTTGTCCTCCTCAGCCGCTTTGCTGGCCAGATCTATCGCTTTCTGAGGAGAAGTGATATGACAGAAAATCAATGaagaaataataagaaaaaaagttgtaCAGATACCTGATAACATGAAATGGGTGGTTATAAAAAGAGCTGACGTCACTCCCTCCGTGGTAAACACACCCatgtcctttctttttttagctgtgATGCCAGCACTGAATTCAAAAgaaggttttatttgttttgtttatcaaGGCCTACAGAAAATCAGTTCACATATCCTATTGgtttcaataatatatatatatatatatatatatatatatatatatatatatatatatatatatatatatatatatctcacaTAACTAGGTAATTTATGTTGCTTGACAGCTTTTCGGGGAAATGGGTTGCATTAAATGTCACAGCAGGTTGTGACaagtttttattgtctttttgtctTTACAGAGAGACTGAAATGTTTAGAACCACAGGCTGACAAGCGCACCGATTAGCAATCCGGAGTACACTTTTCTTTCAATTTATCCAAATCCACGAGCGATCGAAGCGATTCTAAATACTTGAGAACATTTTAGGTCAAACTTCAAACAATCGTAACCTTTTTGCGACAAAATCGTCCAACTTAAAGTCAGAAAAGCCGACGGGCAAGGATTGTTTTATTAATGCTGAACTAATGAGGTGCCGTCTGATGTTTCCAGGTGAGTCACCTCACTGTTTTCCAAAGTCTGTCCCTTACCTGGAGATTTCCGCCCGCCATTAGACCTGCTTCTGTCGCTCAAAGCTCTCCGGCTGCGTTGAGATATAATATTAGACCCTTGTGACTCCTTTCTCGCCTCGTCTCCAGCTACATTAGGGTTGTATTAGAACTCTTTTAATCGCTAGACATCCCGAGGGTTGGTCTCTCTTCCGCATCTGAACGTCGACTGCTGCTTCCGCGGTGCTCACGTGACCCGGCTGTGTGTCCACGGTTCCTTCTTGTTATGCTCCCGACTCGTTTCCTGTGCGCGCGGCCTTGACTTGAACACACTCAGTCAGTACTGGGGAAAAGATTCAGAAATGCTTTGAACGAAAGGCACAAGGtttagtctttttcttttttctttttttttttacaaaaaaaaaatctttatagttttactttaacaataataataaaaaaaataaataaggtgagatgggatcacagttttcctctgctagatcaggggtctgtaATCTGAAGTTCCAGAggcgcaagtggctctttggctcacttaatatattattatgtagGAGAGTCCAGTACGGAAGCTGTAGCATCCCTCTGGCTTGTTACGTATAGTTTCTGTCTCAAGAGTCATTTTATTGCTAAAAGAAGTCTACAATAAACAAGACCACCTTTTCAGTGTAAAGAACCTGGGAAAATCGTAACTGGATGCGGTTAGTTCTTTACAGCAATGAActattaccatttttttttcattcttttgttgTGTGCACCATGAGAAACACCACACCCTACTGGTTTACAAACTAGCACTCTCTGATTTTGTTTCCAAAAGAAAGTACTCCTGAGTCCTGGCTCAGCTCTTCTGTGTTCagatgtgtctttttttttttcaccgatTATTCTACTGCCAGAGGGGCTATGTGAGCTAGAAAGTCGTAAATAagtacatttaatttttatagctcctttcacagataaaacaTTGCAaatcagaacataaaaaaacataataaaatcaaaaccaTTGACAAAATAAGAGTAAATAGAAGGATGcagataattaaaaacataGTGTTTAAAAAGGTCTTATGGATCTTAAATAATTGAACGGCTTTGTCCTTTTCTGGACAGTGACAGAGCCACTTTGCCATCAACTATCTTTAGCCTactctccttttttctttttacacataGAAAGTGCTCTAGGCACAATGGTCTTTTGTTTAGCTGTCTTTTCCCTGGACAAACCGTTGATGAAGCAGTTGCTTGCATTGACAGTCTgtgctctctttttcttcttttctatagaaagaaataaaatattctgattctgattcagaaAGTGCACGGCTCCTCTGTGAGGCTGTATCTCTTTTCTTGGTGGATTGATTGATCTTATGTCCtcttgttttaacaaaaaaaaaaaaacaaaaaaaaaacgcacccTGTGCTTTTTGGGTTTAGCTTGAAGtaaattctttttttctccttgtcaTAGCATGTATCAGTGCCCCTGTTCTTCTTGCATTGCTGCAAAGTGACAGACGCAACTgactgggttttcttagatgaaaacatttttgccaACTGACATCATATGATCTATAAGTAACTTGATTGTAACCTAACCTGACTATATGAATGGATTACACTGGTTGATACCCAGTAGTATACATTAACTTGATATGAAGTGGACCCGCCCATGCAAGACAATTAATTGTTATTAATAGGTGCtaactaaatgaaaaaaattacataacaATCAGACATTCTGTTTACGCAATGCATTATGGGATAAtgttgtttattgttgtgtCTTCATATTGTTCTCCATTACAAGGCCTATGATTTTACCAGAGCAAATATTCAACACAGATATTGTATTtatgacatttatttaaaaaagcaaattaaTTGTGTGCAAAATATGCATACATCCTCCATCATCAGAGGTAAACCAATAAATGCATGTGCTGAGGAACAAGAGCATAAAGAGGGCCAAAGCGTTTCGTGTTATTTTGCATCCAGTTCAGGtttgtttcacagctttatTTCAGCCACTATCAATAGCCAAGAACTGTGTACAGTACAAGTTGCAGTGGAGTAGTTTTGACACTGTTAACGCTGttgctctccctcctcacaTCACACTGTCAGAGTTGCAGAGTCCAACGTGATGGAGGAGGGCCTGGGCTTTCATCAACTGTCCCTGTTTACAACTTTCTGACGTAAAACCTTCAGAATGCGATCGCTCTTAGTTAGATGAGACGGGAGTTCGTTATGCTGCAAAATAGAATgcacagaaaaatgttttaggaGCTGAAGTTATCTCTGCATATGCTCTGGTGTCTGTTTTCCATCAGAGTTAGA
The Fundulus heteroclitus isolate FHET01 chromosome 9, MU-UCD_Fhet_4.1, whole genome shotgun sequence genome window above contains:
- the LOC105928844 gene encoding vacuolar protein sorting-associated protein 4B; the encoded protein is MAGGNLQKAIDLASKAAEEDKAKNYEEALRCYQHAIQYFLHVVKYEAQGERAKQSIRAKCADYLDRAEQLKVYLKDKEKTPPAKPVKESGDKGNESDDADGDDAEKKKFKNQLSGAIVMEKPNVKWNDVAGLEGAKEALKEAVILPIKFPHLFTGKRTPWRGILLFGPPGTGKSYLAKAVATEANNSTFFSVSSSDLVSKWLGESEKLVKNLFALARENRPSIIFIDEIDSLCGSRSENESEAARRIKTEFLVQMQGVGNDNEGILVLGATNIPWTLDSAIRRRFEKRIYIPLPEAHARSFMFKLHLGSTPNELTDEDFVTLGNKTEGYSGADISVIVRDALMQPVRRVQSATHFKKFRGSSFNNPGVVVDDLLTPCSPGDPGAIEMTWMDVPGDKLLEPVVSMADMLRSLSSTKPTVNEQDLDKLKKFTEDFGQEG